One Leishmania braziliensis MHOM/BR/75/M2904 complete genome, chromosome 3 DNA segment encodes these proteins:
- a CDS encoding putative DNA repair helicase: MHRVGPYQIPFPYAPYPLQEHAMTALRDYLEQHRGSEHTEGISSRSQSSNTAPVAVLSASSPPPSPMATSASGTRGGPSRVAVLESPTGTGKSQILLNSVLSHLFEPVENANELDGVASASCCCIAAESPAAMETVAAHEPERSTLVHPPTSQTLEEVLRQRQLEEEVAQARRERRARVRAQRRQIRQARKRMRFQQQQLTDSGGEQDFLLTQDPLAWYAEQRSMTTMGLRGDDLRGLCSTSSLSASSSSSSSSSSSSPASEDDDNDDVEGKLETALSTLIPLRKPKVYFASRTHTQLQQLMEDLQRTAFAQRPLRPQQRTSEPLGNTAERSAGAQVGANGRDDCAAPSKSFGSPPPLSPPEAVPSSMPSRQQQQPHRLTAVHVAGRQHLCLNAGLRRKAGCNNDRLNYYCREAMRFERSKQGRQYRRQQQEHAQQQPRHFTGSPDVRDIEAAGAQQQLGQDRGCVYCVESHLRSLLVYLRDEQHRADAATNPEDDDASSGHGGLPSSVYTMDRLRRLGAELQACPYLATRLLLRGADVAFIPYGYVLDENQRAVLLGGAATNPATAAEAAAAAFAMPSRSTPASEAGGGGGGVASENGDVASHSHPSLGAVLYHRRQRLTTTAAFRRRRQQQQHGGSPSPTTISLHPRRSSVNEDDDDEADAMWHTMACGAPPSFHGDILVFDEAHNIADYCRSASTATVALWQLLLARRLLEMYMERYASRLLTRNKQRLRELIQFLSKLARFCERADSSVFLAEGGGREGDVASSIPGPSPLLARHPQSSPTSPETAVCTRVLPFHTFLFNAGIDNVDVYAFLTFLVDSQLVMKLQGLVSYALDAELHSEQEGKMTKPAMTAARTTITSGTDNRASLTAGVKRQRGSGFDVGPSDARSEAQRQRRC, from the coding sequence ATGCACCGTGTCGGCCCCTACCAGATACCCTTCCCCTATGCCCCCTATCCACTTCAGGAGCATGCCATGACGGCACTCCGTGACTACCTCGAACAGCATCGAGGGAGCGAGCACACGGAAGGCATAAGCAGTCGATCTCAGTCGAGCAACACCGCGCCAGTCGCAGTGTTGTCAgcctcgtcgccgccaccatcacccaTGGCAACATCCGCCAGCGGTACGAGAGGCGGCCCATCTCGTGTAGCAGTGCTCGAATCACCAACCGGCACTGGCAAGTCGCAGATCCTTCTGAACAGCGTTCTCTCGCATCTCTTCGAGCCTGTCGAGAACGCCAACGAGCTGGACGGCGTAGCGAGTGcgagttgctgctgcataGCTGCTGAATCGCCTGCTGCGATGGAGACCGTTGCTGCGCATGAACCAGAAAGGTCCACTTTGGTCCACCCCCCAACCTCACAGACTCTAGAAGAAGTGCTCCGTCAACGGCagctggaggaagaggtggcgcaggcgcgtcgagagcggcgcgcacgcgtccgtgcacagcggcggcaaatTCGTCAGGCCCGCAAGCGCATGCGTtttcaacagcagcagctgacagacagcggcggcgagcagGACTTCTTGCTCACCCAAGACCCCCTCGCATGGTATGCAGAACAGCGTTCGATGACGACAATGGGGCTCCGTGGGGACGACCTGAGAGGCCTGTGCAGCACGAGCTCACTTtctgcgtcgtcgtcctcgtcgtcctcttcctcctcctcctcgcccgcgagtgaggacgacgacaacgacgacgtGGAGGGCAAGCTCGAGACGGCCCTCTCAACGCTCATTCCTCTGCGCAAGCCAAAAGTCTACTTTGCGAGCCGAACCcacacgcagctgcagcagctgatggaagacctgcagcgcaccgcctTTGCCCAGCGACCGCTGCGTCCACAGCAGCGAACGAGCGAGCCGCTGGGGAACACAGCTGAGAGATCAGCGGGAGCGCAAGTGGGCGCTAACGGCAGAGACGACTGTGCTGCCCCCTCAAAGTCCTTtggctctcctccccctctcagtCCCCCAGAGGCAGTGCCATCATCGATGCCTtcacgacagcagcagcagcctcaccGTCTGACTGCCGTACACGTGGCTGGCAGGCAACACCTCTGCCTGAACGCAGGCCTGCGTCGCAAGGCTGGCTGTAATAATGACCGCCTGAACTACTATTGCCGAGAGGCGATGCGCTTTGAGCGCTCGAAGCAGGGACGGCAGTACCGGCGCCAGCAACAAGAGCAtgcacaacagcagccacgCCATTTCACCGGCAGCCCTGACGTCCGCGACATTGAAGCTGCtggggcgcagcagcagctggggCAGGACAGGGGATGCGTGTACTGCGTCGAGTCGCACCTTCGCTCTCTGTTGGTGTACCTCCGTGATGAGCAACACCGTGCCGATGCAGCCACAAACcccgaagacgacgacgctaGTTCCGGACACGGTGGTCTACCCTCGTCAGTCTACACCATGGACCGTCTTCGGCGGCTGggggcggagctgcaggcgtgcCCATACCTCGCcacacgcctcctcctccgggGCGCCGACGTGGCCTTCATCCCGTACGGCTACGTCCTTGACGAGAACCAGCGAGCGGTGCTTctcggcggtgcagccaCAAAcccagcgacagcagcggaggcggcggcggcggcctttgCGATGCCCAGTCGCTCCACCCCGGCGTCTGaggcgggtggtggtggtggtggcgtaGCCAGCGAGAACGGCGACGTCGCTTCGCACAGCCACCCCTCGCTCGGCGCCGTACTCTACCATCGACGCCAGCGCCTGACAACCACGGCGGCCTTcaggcggcgacggcagcaacagcagcatgGTGGCTCCCCCAGCCCAACAACGATTTCCCTTCATCCCCGTCGTAGCAGTGTgaacgaggacgacgacgacgaggcggaTGCAATGTGGCACACGATGGCGTGCGgcgcacccccctcctttcaTGGGGACATTCTTGTATTCGACGAGGCGCACAACATCGCTGACTACTGCCGCTCGGCCAGCACTGCAACCGTCGCTCtgtggcagctgctgcttgctCGACGGCTCTTGGAGATGTACATGGAACGCTACGCGTCTCGGCTGTTGACGCGTAAcaagcagcggctgcgagaGCTAATTCAGTTTCTTAGCAAGCTGGCGCGCTTCTGTGAGCGCGCCGACTCTTCCGTCTTCCTAGCAGAgggtggaggcagagaaggcgacGTCGCATCATCGATACCAGGGCCGTCGCCACTGTTAGCGCGGCACCCCCAGTCATCACCGACAAGTCCAGAAACCGCCGTCTGCACGCGTGTCTTACCCTTCCACACGTTTCTCTTCAACGCTGGCATCGACAACGTCGACGTGTACGCGTTCCTGACCTTCCTGGTCGACTCACAGCTGGTGATGAAGTTGCAGGGACTCGTCTCCTACGCATTAGATGCGGAGCTGCACTCAGAACAAGAGGGGAAGATGACGAAGCCGGCGATGACAGCCGCGAGAACGACGATCACCAGCGGCACAGACAACAGAGCAAGCTTGACGGCTGGCGTGAAgaggcagcgcggcagcggatTCGATGTAGGCCCCAGCGATGCGCGAAGTgaagcacagcggcagcgtcgctgt
- a CDS encoding kinase-like protein has translation MNYVSRPHIHQQILVEEIVKGNRRALAKAITLAESSNPADSIRLSNLLRDIHQTTAVRTVPRLALSGSPGAGKSRLLDTLGYYLCEKKKMRVGVLAVDPSSTITHGSILGDKTRMEKLGIHPNSYIRPSPSGGHLGGVTSRAWEVLEIFEAANFDVVFVETVGVGQSETQCKDLTDMMILLVPPASGDELQGIKKGIVEVADMVVVTKNDGSRKLLAQQTISAYTRAVMYTEAKQGFEKPVLAVSAEERTNVPELWEAMMKMWNTRVESGQIAHLRRAQSMKHFYNYFEMQLLTKARRMANVEMQNFAHRVWEHQMTPREAGDIMVLRTLREHLAAETAVGAGGGGGDATPEK, from the coding sequence ATGAACTATGTGTCCCGCCCACACATCCACCAACAGATCCTCGTGGAGGAGATCGTGAAGGGCAACCGCCGTGCCCTCGCTAAGGCCATCACCCTTGCCGAGAGCTCGAACCCTGCCGACTCCATTCGGCTGAGCAACCTGCTGCGTGACATTCACCAGACAACGGCGGTGCGCACCGTGCCGCGCTTGGCGCTCTCTGGCAGCCCCGGCGCCGGCAAGTCGAGGCTCCTAGACACGCTTGGCTACTACCTAtgcgagaagaagaagatgCGCGTTGGAGTTCTGGCTGTCGACCCGTCCTCTACCATCACACACGGCAGCATCCTCGGTGACAAGACCCGCATGGAGAAGCTGGGCATCCACCCGAACTCGTACATCCGTCCATCGCCATCCGGGGGGCACCTCGGCGGCGTGACCTCGCGTGCGTGGGAGGTGCTGGAGATCTTCGAGGCTGCAAACTTTGACGTTGTCTTCGTCGAGACTGTCGGTGTTGGCCAGAGCGAGACGCAGTGCAAAGACCTCACAGATATGATGATCCTCCTCGTGCCGCCCGCCAGCGGTGATGAACTCCAGGGTATCAAGAAGGGCATTGTCGAGGTGGCAGACATGGTCGTTGTCACCAAGAATGACGGCAGCCGCAAGCTGCTGGCACAGCAAACCATCTCCGCCTACACCCGCGCCGTCATGTACACGGAGGCGAAGCAGGGCTTCGAGAAGCCGGTCCTCGCCGTCTCCGCTGAGGAGAGGACGAACGTGCCGGAGCTATGGGAAGCGATGATGAAGATGTGGAACACGCGCGTCGAGAGCGGCCAGATCgcccacctgcgccgcgcccAGTCGATGAAGCACTTCTACAACTACTTCGAgatgcagctgctgacgaAGGCGCGACGGATGGCGAACGTGGAGATGCAGAACTTCGCGCACCGCGTCTGGGAACACCAGATGACGCCGCGCGAGGCGGGTGACATAATGGTGCTCCGAACGTTGCGGGAACACTTAGCAGCGGAGACAGCcgtgggggcgggggggggagggggggatgcGACCCCAGAGAAGTAG
- a CDS encoding putative MP99: MYAITRHLCYVAGIGCISSSGGSHGTGSHYRNSTQLADAFQSVQQRNQWPFDHVLIDVSFLANSLGYLTRDLVGHERDRETVKNIHRQLHTVVLRRLQARKSLALLLDGSEPLWMLEHRRLFPGRRYDSRVYRSCASPMPYLLEEKLRGTAMEQRTPPSEAVISGPATPGLAEGKMSAYLLDLATRIARPPTFPPHLCTPVTANDTICLVGGPELAWMGVGMTPFHNITSVTLQQGELKSCSLLESMEWMRLDHLLKEAPEQTHGNSDGGAALTLQRRLTAVRTDLVLLYLLTNGHPTTGLPQVLAAPFADVLDAYVDMEKEQHSEAALSTPQNALRFRSVLFDEEPVTGAHLGRPALRLRLVALQRLLVRIVRALLGPHVGLPAGNRPTSHAATLLEMALQTHGLLCSGGVPSQAWSPTPDPAAASSKSGAPTVLNGTVLLDKFPRLSAEMLLQHVTYLLSHEAKPHTGNSADGAATFAPSAKEDSDSAYLSPQHTRHFGLTGVETLLLTATQADQVNQILPLYARGHTLPDGVAEDIAQTRNIHEAVRKTKRVLSRVLEQASQELARQSATGADGESNSTAAAVDAAGNNGPHPALTHLPSFLFVRTAGARGPPPGWAYYGVHLGIKAEAMSMRSNLNASDTTAQRVMASSSSDNNSNGEVTAAAGSDVGAESARNASVN, encoded by the coding sequence ATGTACGCCATTACACGGCACTTGTGCTACGTCGCCGGCATAGgctgcatcagcagcagcggtggctccCACGGTACCGGAAGTCACTATCGTAACTCCACCCAACTCGCCGACGCCTTTCagtcggtgcagcagcgcaaccaATGGCCCTTCGATCACGTTCTCATCGACGTCTCCTTCCTCGCCAACTCCCTCGGCTACCTCACGCGCGACCTGGTCGGCCACGAACGCGACCGCGAAACGGTGAAGAACATCCACAGACAGCTGCACACGGTCgtcctgcgccgcctccaaGCGCGCAAGAGcctcgcactgctgctggatgGCAGCGAGCCACTCTGGATGCTCGAACATCGGCGCCTCTTCCCTGGCCGACGGTACGACTCCAGGGTCTACCGCAGCTGTGCCTCGCCGATGCCCTacctgctggaggagaaacTCCGCGGAACTGCCATGGAGCAGCGCACCCCGCCCTCGGAAGCCGTCATCAGCGGCCCAGCCACCCCCGGACTGGCAGAGGGCAAGATGAGCGCTTATCTGCTGGACCTTGCTACTCGCATTGCTCGGCCACCGACATTCCCGCCGCACCTCTGCACCCCGGTCACGGCGAACGACACCATCTGCCTGGTTGGTGGGCCCGAGCTGGCTTGGATGGGTGTTGGTATGACGCCATTTCACAACATCACAAGCGTGACACTGCAGCAGGGGGAGCTGAAGAGCTGCTCGCTGCTGGAGTCGATGGAGTGGATGCGGCTGGATCAcctgctgaaggaggcgcCAGAGCAGACACATggcaacagcgacggcggcgcggcgttgACGCTACAGCGGCGCCTGACCGCTGTCCGTACCGACCTCGTCCTGCTCTACCTGCTGACCAATGGGCACCCCACTACAGGACTCCCGCAAGTGCTGGCAGCCCCCTTTGCCGACGTGCTGGACGCGTACGTGGAcatggagaaggagcagcacaGTGAGGCAGCACTGAGCACGCCGCAGAACGCACTGCGCTTTCGAAGCGTGTTGTTCGACGAAGAACCTGTCACCGGCGCGCATCTAGGGCGGCCGGCGCTGCGACTCCGCTTGGTGGCCCTTCAGCGGCTGCTCGTCCGCATCGTGAGGGCGTTGTTGGGACCACACGTTGGTCTTCCGGCCGGCAACCGTCCCACCTCCCACGCggccacgctgctggagatggcgctgcagacACATGGGTTGCTCTGCTCCGGCGGCGTGCCGTCTCAAGCGTGGAGCCCAACACCCGATCCGGCAGCTGCCTCGAGTAAGAGCGGCGCCCCCACCGTCCTGAACGGCACTGTGCTCCTCGACAAGTTCCCCAGGTTGTCTGCGGAGATGCTCCTACAACACGTGACCTACCTCCTCAGCCACGAAGCGAAGCCGCATACGGGGAACTCGGCGGATGGCGCCGCCACTTTTGCTCCCAGTGCTAAGGaggacagcgacagcgcgtACCTGAGCCCGCAGCACACACGGCACTTTGGGCTGACCGGTGTcgagacgctcctcctcactgcAACGCAGGCGGACCAGGTGAACCAAATCCTGCCTCTCTACGCTCGCGGCCACACCCTTCCGGACGGCGTGGCCGAGGATATCGCACAGACGCGCAACATCCATGAGGCCGTGCGCAAGACGAAGCGGGTGCTGAGTCGAGTGCTGGAACAGGCCAGCCAGGAGCTCGCCAGGCAATctgccaccggcgccgaCGGAGAaagcaacagcaccgccgccgcagtcgaTGCTGCTGGCAACAATGGGCCACACCCCGCTCTCACTCACCTTCCGTCGTTCTTGTTTGTGCGCACCGCCGGTGCTCGCGGGCCACCGCCGGGGTGGGCGTACTACGGCGTTCACCTCGGCATCAAGGCGGAGGCCATGAGCATGCGGTCCAACCTCAACGCATCCGACacgacagcgcagcgcgtcatggcgagcagcagtagcgacaataacagcaacggcgaagtcaccgcagctgctggaagcGATGTCGGTGCGGAGTCGGCCCGCAACGCCAGTGTTAACTGA
- a CDS encoding putative quinone oxidoreductase, whose product MEVIATAHGGPEVLAVRPSSHTPDVTQLEEGQVLTRNTYAGVNFIDTYFLSGLYKKPTMPYVLGEEGAGTVVKVGPGVSETMLGKRVAYFGGVGCTGSYAAFTVVQASALLEVPDGVTDAQAAAVLCQGLTAHYLVDSSYPCGPGSTVVVHAAAGGTGLLVCQMAKLRGARVIGICGGAEKAMLATSVGRADVVIDYVATPDWPPLVRAAAPKGVDAVYDGVGQATFACSLSVLRPRGYMISFGNASGAVPPISPLELSRAGSVYLQRPTLVDFISSPEEMQRRTSDVLGWVASKQVQLTIGHEYPLREAGLALTDLQSRKTTGKLLLRCTD is encoded by the coding sequence aTGGAGGTGATTGCCACAGCGCATGGTGGGCCTGAGGTACTCGCGGTCCGTCCGTCCTCGCACACCCCCGACGTAACGCAGCTCGAGGAGGGTCAGGTGCTGACTCGCAACACCTACGCTGGCGTGAACTTCATTGACACCTACTTCCTTTCCGGGCTTTACAAGAAGCCGACGATGCCGTACGTCttgggcgaggagggcgcgGGCACGGTCGTCAAGGTAGGCCCCGGTGTGTCGGAGACGATGCTTGGAAAGCGCGTCGCCTACTTTGGTGGTGTCGGCTGCACCGGCAGCTACGCTGCCTTCACAGTGGTCCAAGCCTCTGCGCTGCTCGAGGTGCCGGATGGGGTAACTGatgcgcaggcggcggcggtgctgtgccAAGGTCTGACGGCACACTACCTTGTGGACTCCAGCTACCCGTGCGGCCCAGGCTccacggtggtggtgcacgccgccgctggaggaACGGGGCTGCTGGTATGCCAGatggcgaagctgcgcggTGCGCGCGTGATCGGCatctgcggcggcgcggagaaggcaATGCTGGCGACGTCGGTGGGCCGCGCAGACGTGGTGATCGACTACGTGGCGACGCCGGActggccgccgctggtgcgcgcggcggcgccgaagGGTGTGGATGCGGTGTACGACGGTGTAGGCCAGGCAACCTTTGCCTGCAGCctgtcggtgctgcggccACGCGGCTACATGATTTCGTTTGGCAACGCGAGCGGCGCCGTGCCGCCGATCTCTCCGCTGGAGCTGTCGCGCGCGGGTAGCGTGTACCTGCAGCGGCCGACACTGGTCGACTTTATATCCTCTCCCGaggagatgcagcgccgGACGTCGGATGTGCTAGGGTGGGTGGCGTCAAAGCAGGTGCAGCTGACGATCGGGCACGAGTACccgctgcgggaggcggggCTGGCCCTGACGGACCTGCAGTCCCGCAAGACGACGggcaagctgctgctgaggtgcaCCGACTAA